The following proteins are co-located in the Podarcis raffonei isolate rPodRaf1 chromosome 5, rPodRaf1.pri, whole genome shotgun sequence genome:
- the SFXN3 gene encoding sideroflexin-3 isoform X3 codes for MILIGRMSAQVPMNMTITGCMLTFYRTTPAVLFWQWVNQSFNAIVNYTNRSGDAPITVSQLGTAYVSATTGAVVTALGLKSLTKHLPPIIGRYVPFAAVAAANCINIPLMRQRELKLGIPITDESGNRLGESKAAAQQAIAQVVVSRIGMAAPAMAIPPVIMNALEKRAFLKRYPWMNAPLQVGLVGLCLVFATPLCCALFPQKSSMRVSRLEPEVQALIREKNSDIEVVYFNKGL; via the exons ATGATCCTGATTGGGCGAATGTCGGCCCAGGTGCCCATGAACATGACCATCACTGGCTGTATGCTCACTTTCTACAG AACAACCCCTGCTGTTCTGTTCTGGCAATGGGTGAACCAGTCATTCAACGCCATTGTCAACTACACTAACCGAAGTGGAGATGCTCCCATAACCGTCAG CCAGCTGGGCACTGCCTACGTCAGTGCTACCACGGGAGCTGTGGTCACAGCACTGGGCCTCAAGTCCCTCACCAAG CATCTTCCACCCATCATTGGACGCTATGTGCCTTTTGCAGCTGTGGCAGCAGCTAACTGTATCAACATACCATTAATGAGGCAGAG GGAGCTAAAGCTTGGTATCCCCATTACAGACGAGAGTGGAAATCGGTTGGGTGAGTCAAAGGCAGCCGCTCAGCAAGCCATTGCACAAGTGGTGGTGTCTCGAATTGGCATGGCTGCACCTGCCATGG CCATCCCTCCTGTGATTATGAACGCACTAGAGAAGAGAGCATTTTTGAAG CGGTACCCTTGGATGAATGCTCCTCTGCAGGTTGGGCTGGTGGGCCTGTG TTTGGTGTTTGCTACCCCGCTTTGCTGTGCACTCTTCCCCCAGAAAAG CTCAATGCGGGTGAGCCGCCTGGAACCTGAAGTCCAAGCTCTGATCAGGGAGAAAAACTCTGACATTGAGGTTGTCTACTTTAATAAAGGGCTTTGA
- the SFXN3 gene encoding sideroflexin-3 isoform X2 produces the protein MMKKMSGELSLRIDTKEPRWDQSSFTGRAKHFFTVTDPRNLLLSSKTLEEARRVIEDYRKGKVSPGLTEDQLWRAKYIYDSAFHPDTGEKMILIGRMSAQVPMNMTITGCMLTFYRTTPAVLFWQWVNQSFNAIVNYTNRSGDAPITVSQLGTAYVSATTGAVVTALGLKSLTKHLPPIIGRYVPFAAVAAANCINIPLMRQRELKLGIPITDESGNRLGESKAAAQQAIAQVVVSRIGMAAPAMAIPPVIMNALEKRAFLKRYPWMNAPLQVGLVGLCLVFATPLCCALFPQKSSMRVSRLEPEVQALIREKNSDIEVVYFNKGL, from the exons ATGATGAAG AAGATGTCTGGGGAACTGTCCTTGCGCATTGACACCAAGGAGCCACGATGGGACCAGAGCAGCTTCACAGGGAGAGCAAAACACTTCTTCACGGTGACAGATCCTCGCAACCTTCTGCTCTCTAGCAAAACTCTGGAAGAGGCCCGGAGGGTGATTGAGGATTACAG GAAAGGGAAGGTGTCGCCAGGATTGACTGAGGACCAACTATGGCGGGCGAAATACATCTACGACTCGgctttccacccagacactggcGAGAAGATGATCCTGATTGGGCGAATGTCGGCCCAGGTGCCCATGAACATGACCATCACTGGCTGTATGCTCACTTTCTACAG AACAACCCCTGCTGTTCTGTTCTGGCAATGGGTGAACCAGTCATTCAACGCCATTGTCAACTACACTAACCGAAGTGGAGATGCTCCCATAACCGTCAG CCAGCTGGGCACTGCCTACGTCAGTGCTACCACGGGAGCTGTGGTCACAGCACTGGGCCTCAAGTCCCTCACCAAG CATCTTCCACCCATCATTGGACGCTATGTGCCTTTTGCAGCTGTGGCAGCAGCTAACTGTATCAACATACCATTAATGAGGCAGAG GGAGCTAAAGCTTGGTATCCCCATTACAGACGAGAGTGGAAATCGGTTGGGTGAGTCAAAGGCAGCCGCTCAGCAAGCCATTGCACAAGTGGTGGTGTCTCGAATTGGCATGGCTGCACCTGCCATGG CCATCCCTCCTGTGATTATGAACGCACTAGAGAAGAGAGCATTTTTGAAG CGGTACCCTTGGATGAATGCTCCTCTGCAGGTTGGGCTGGTGGGCCTGTG TTTGGTGTTTGCTACCCCGCTTTGCTGTGCACTCTTCCCCCAGAAAAG CTCAATGCGGGTGAGCCGCCTGGAACCTGAAGTCCAAGCTCTGATCAGGGAGAAAAACTCTGACATTGAGGTTGTCTACTTTAATAAAGGGCTTTGA
- the SFXN3 gene encoding sideroflexin-3 isoform X1: MHAPAGDSLRAPRAQGLLSITPGSGELAGRVAGRGCERQKMSGELSLRIDTKEPRWDQSSFTGRAKHFFTVTDPRNLLLSSKTLEEARRVIEDYRKGKVSPGLTEDQLWRAKYIYDSAFHPDTGEKMILIGRMSAQVPMNMTITGCMLTFYRTTPAVLFWQWVNQSFNAIVNYTNRSGDAPITVSQLGTAYVSATTGAVVTALGLKSLTKHLPPIIGRYVPFAAVAAANCINIPLMRQRELKLGIPITDESGNRLGESKAAAQQAIAQVVVSRIGMAAPAMAIPPVIMNALEKRAFLKRYPWMNAPLQVGLVGLCLVFATPLCCALFPQKSSMRVSRLEPEVQALIREKNSDIEVVYFNKGL; the protein is encoded by the exons ATGCACGCGCCGGCGGGTGACTCCCTGCGCGCACCGCGTGCCCAAGGGCTGCTGAGCATCACGCCGGGATCTGGGGAGTTGGCTGGGAGGGTGGCAGGCAGAGGATGCGAGCGACAG AAGATGTCTGGGGAACTGTCCTTGCGCATTGACACCAAGGAGCCACGATGGGACCAGAGCAGCTTCACAGGGAGAGCAAAACACTTCTTCACGGTGACAGATCCTCGCAACCTTCTGCTCTCTAGCAAAACTCTGGAAGAGGCCCGGAGGGTGATTGAGGATTACAG GAAAGGGAAGGTGTCGCCAGGATTGACTGAGGACCAACTATGGCGGGCGAAATACATCTACGACTCGgctttccacccagacactggcGAGAAGATGATCCTGATTGGGCGAATGTCGGCCCAGGTGCCCATGAACATGACCATCACTGGCTGTATGCTCACTTTCTACAG AACAACCCCTGCTGTTCTGTTCTGGCAATGGGTGAACCAGTCATTCAACGCCATTGTCAACTACACTAACCGAAGTGGAGATGCTCCCATAACCGTCAG CCAGCTGGGCACTGCCTACGTCAGTGCTACCACGGGAGCTGTGGTCACAGCACTGGGCCTCAAGTCCCTCACCAAG CATCTTCCACCCATCATTGGACGCTATGTGCCTTTTGCAGCTGTGGCAGCAGCTAACTGTATCAACATACCATTAATGAGGCAGAG GGAGCTAAAGCTTGGTATCCCCATTACAGACGAGAGTGGAAATCGGTTGGGTGAGTCAAAGGCAGCCGCTCAGCAAGCCATTGCACAAGTGGTGGTGTCTCGAATTGGCATGGCTGCACCTGCCATGG CCATCCCTCCTGTGATTATGAACGCACTAGAGAAGAGAGCATTTTTGAAG CGGTACCCTTGGATGAATGCTCCTCTGCAGGTTGGGCTGGTGGGCCTGTG TTTGGTGTTTGCTACCCCGCTTTGCTGTGCACTCTTCCCCCAGAAAAG CTCAATGCGGGTGAGCCGCCTGGAACCTGAAGTCCAAGCTCTGATCAGGGAGAAAAACTCTGACATTGAGGTTGTCTACTTTAATAAAGGGCTTTGA